A stretch of Kwoniella dendrophila CBS 6074 chromosome 2, complete sequence DNA encodes these proteins:
- a CDS encoding peptidyl-prolyl cis-trans isomerase-like 2, whose protein sequence is MGHNSDKMYVTHSEHASGNHTASSTGKRAETGKSEFLRLPFDCCALSLQPFKNPVAVIADTEPGEPPRADVFDLLNIVPYVRKYKTNPVSGKPLETSQLIKLNFFKNAEGNMHDPITYKVFSPHIHIVFLKNTGNVFDMASLQLLAIKAKTWRDLVNDEPFKREDIITIQDPQNLAARDLREYDYVKKDKKVSDADAAGDPLRGINVEAAGGASKVLKMLAEKTRAEQSPSGSPAPSKPSDSVEKKEGVIAKRKVEQLAYNASNFSSGRAAASFTSTSLTPQVKSERAMFDEEEFMFEEMSRPTKEKDRLKSKAYATILTNFGGLNVELHGDRAPKTVYNFVQLAKQGYYDNVIFHRLIPGFMVQGGDPTGTGRGGQSFWGEPFRDEYNEKGAYKHDGRGVLSMANSGPRTNSSQFFLTFRATEHLNGKHTVFGKLVGGEDVLDKIERVAVRPGGDRPAKDIVILGVNVLQDPFEAYQERLKARLARQDQSDEAIRKRAEAKEEREKDRTTWLGTNLGSKGETKIQKEKRRLDDLSSGVGKYLSTPTSKNGASTTTQISSGQVPDSMDFGNDKKKKKSGGFGDFSGW, encoded by the exons ATGGGACATAATTCAGACAAAATGTACGTGACTCATTCTGAGCACGCTTCGGGCAATCATACAGCTTCAAGTACGGGTAAAAGAGCAGAAACCGGTAAATCAGAATTTCTTAGGTTACCTTT TGATTGCTGTGCGTTGTCTTTACAACCTTTCAAGAACCCTGTAGCTGTCATAGCAGATACAGAGCCTGGAGAACCGCCAAGAGCagatgtatttgatttactGAATATTGTACCCTATGTGAGGAAGTACAAGACAA ATCCCGTATCTGGAAAACCGTTGGAAACCAGtcaattgatcaagctaaacTTCTTCAAG AATGCCGAAGGTAACATGCATGACCCAATAACGTATAAAGTATTCTCTccacatatacatatagtCTTTCTAAAAAACACG GGAAATGTATTTGATATGGCATCATTACAATTACTAGCTATTAAAGCAAAAACTTGGCGAGATCTTGTAAACGATGAACCTTTCAAGAGAGAAGATATAATAACGATACAGGATCCTCAAAACTTAGCTGCAAGGGATTTGAGGGAATATGATTATGttaagaaagataagaaggTTTCTG ATGCGGATGCTGCCGGGGACCCGTTACGTGGAATCAATGTCGAGGCTGCTGGCGGTGCAAGTAAAGTCTTGAAGATGTTAGctgaaaag ACAAGGGCAGAACAGTCGCCGTCAGGCTCACCAGCGCCTAGCAAACCTTCGGACTCggtagagaagaaagagggTGTTATAGCTAAGCGTAAGGTTGAGCAGCTAGCAT ATAATGCTTCCAACTTCAGCTCAGGGCGCGCAGCAGCATCATTCACCAGTACTTCTTTGACTCCACAGGTGAAGTCTGAAAGAGCTATGTTCGATGAGGAAGAAT TCATGTTCGAAGAGATGTCTCGTCCGACTAAGGAGAAAGATCGTCTAAAGTCGAAAGCTTATGCAACAATCTTAACGAATTTTGGTGGACTAAACGTAGAATTACATGGTGATAGAGCACCCAAGACAGTGTACAACTTCGTtcaattagctaaacaagGTTATTACGATAATGTTATATTCCATAGATTGATACCTGGATTCATG GTACAAGGAGGTGATCCTACAGGAACAGGCAGAGGTGGGCAATCGTTCTGGGGAGAACCTTTCAGGGATGAATACAACGAAAAGGGAGCTTACAAGCATGACGGGCGAGGTGTGTTG TCAATGGCGAACAGTGGACCTCGAACGAATTCTTCTCAATTTTTCTTGACTTTTAGAGCTACAGAGCATCTGAATGGCAAACATACTGTATTTGGGAAATTAGTAGGGGGagaagatgttttagatAAGATCGAGAGAGTTGCTGTGCGACCTGGAGGTGATAGACCTGCTAAAGACATAGTGATATTAGGTGTCAACGT ACTGCAAGATCCTTTCGAAGCTTATCAGGAGAGATTGAAAGCTAGACTAGCAAGGCAAGATCAATCTGATGAAGCGATAAGGAAAAGAGCAGAAGCCAAGGAGGAAAGGGAGAAAGATCGGACGACATGGTTGGGGACAAATTTAGGGTCAAAAGGTGAAACGAAAATAcagaaggagaaaagaagattagatgatttaagTAGTGGTGTTGGTAAATATCTTTCAACACCCACTTCTAAGAATGGCgcttcaacaacaacccaGATATCCTCAGGTCAAGTACCTGATTCAATGGATTTTGGAAAtgacaagaaaaagaagaaatcaggtggttttggtgatTTCTCGGGATGGTAA
- a CDS encoding dimethyladenosine transferase, whose translation MPKATTSTFRTQPTSAAQRPKKNGESSSSGAASAAGGARNHLFDTARFGQHILTNPLVAQGIVDKANLKPTDIVLEVGPGTGNLTVRILSACRKVVAVEMDPRMAAEVQKRVLGKPEQKKLEVMIGDFVKADLPYFDVCISNTPYQISSPLVFKLLSHRPIIKCAVLMFQREFALRLVATSGSKLWGRLAANVQLYARVEHIMKVGKGNFRPPPQVESSVVRILPRDPPPPVKFEEFDGLNRIIFSRMNKTIRANFKAKGVAELAERNFKTYCAEQGIIIEDGFDIREKIDTILLETGYADNRAAKMDVDDLLKLLAAFNVAGM comes from the exons atgCCCAAAgcaacaacatcaaccttTCGAACACAGCCTACTTCTGCAGCTCAAAGGCCgaagaagaatggtgaaTCCTCCAGTAGTGGAGCTGCATCCGCAGCAGGAGGAGCAAGAAATCATTTGTTCGATACTGCTAGATTCGGTCAACATATCTTGACTAATCCTTTAGTCGCACAGGG AATAGTAGATAAAGCGAACCTGAAACCTACAGATATAGTATTAGAAGTTGGTCCTGGTACAGGTAATTTAACAGTTAGAATTTTATCTGCATGTAGAAAAGTTGTTGCTGTAGAAATGGATCCTCGAATGGCTGCTGAAGTACAGAAGAGAGTCTTAGGAAA ACcagaacaaaagaaattggaaGTCATGATTGGTGATTTCGTAAAAGCAGATTTACCTTATTTTGACGTTTGTATATCGAATACACCTTATCAA atttcatcacctttagtaTTCAAATTATTATCTCACAGACCAATAATAAAATGTGCCGTTTTGATGTTTCAAAGAGAATTTGCTTTAAGATTAGTCGCTACATCAGGAAGTAAATTATGGGGTAGATTAGCAGCGAATGTACAATTATATGCTAGAGTTGAACATATAATGaaagttggtaaaggtaattttAGACCACCACCACAAGTTGAATCTTCTGTAGTTAGAATTTTACCTAgagatccaccaccaccagttaaatttgaagaatttgatggtttaaATAGAATCATTTTTAGTAGAATGAATAAAACTATAAGAGCAAATTTTAAAGCTAAAGGTGTggctgaattagctgaaagaaaTTTTAAAACTTATTGTGCTGAACAAGGTATA ATTAtagaagatggatttgatattCGAGAAAAGATAGATACTATCTTACTTGAAACTGGATATGCAGATAATAGAGCAGCTAAAATGGACGTAGATGATCTACTGAA ATTGTTGGCCGCTTTCAATGTAGCTGgaatgtaa